The following are encoded together in the Capsulimonas corticalis genome:
- a CDS encoding NUDIX domain-containing protein: MEEHKTPWKTVGSREVYVNPWIRIREDHVIRPDDKPGIYGVVEFQNYALGIVPVADNGDTWLVGQWRYPLDLYSWEIPEGGGPLSIPLIDSAKRELHEEVGLAAAEWIDLGLFHLSNSVTNEAGRVFLALGLTEGDAEPEGDEVLQIWRLPLTEAYAMAMDGRITDGVSIIGLTRAVEYLQTHPGPSGHPSHQAGKGW, from the coding sequence ATGGAAGAACACAAAACCCCTTGGAAAACCGTGGGCAGCCGCGAAGTCTACGTTAACCCCTGGATCCGCATCCGCGAAGATCATGTCATCCGTCCCGACGACAAGCCCGGCATCTACGGCGTCGTCGAGTTTCAAAACTACGCGCTCGGCATCGTGCCCGTCGCCGATAACGGCGACACATGGCTCGTGGGACAGTGGCGCTATCCGCTGGACCTTTACTCCTGGGAGATCCCGGAGGGCGGGGGACCGCTGAGCATCCCGCTGATCGACAGCGCGAAGCGTGAGCTGCACGAAGAAGTGGGTTTGGCCGCCGCCGAATGGATCGATCTAGGCCTGTTCCATCTGTCCAACTCCGTAACCAATGAAGCAGGACGCGTGTTCCTGGCGCTAGGATTGACGGAGGGCGACGCCGAGCCCGAAGGGGATGAAGTGCTTCAGATCTGGCGTCTGCCGCTCACGGAGGCGTACGCGATGGCGATGGATGGTCGGATTACAGATGGGGTGAGTATTATCGGACTGACGCGGGCGGTGGAGTATTTGCAAACCCACCCCGGCCCT